In a single window of the Arthrobacter sp. StoSoilA2 genome:
- the tkt gene encoding transketolase: protein MPHLEEQELSWTDLDKKAVDTVRVLAADAVEKVGNGHPGTAMSLAPAAYLLFQKLMRHDPKNPDWIGRDRFVLSPGHTSLTLYIQLFLSGYGLELKDLEALRTWGSLTPGHPEYKHTAGVEITTGPLGQGLASAVGFAYSQRRQRGLFDADAPAGESPFDHTIWVIASDGDLQEGVTSEASSLAGHQELGNLVVIYDENHISIEDDTDIAFTEDVLKRYEAYGWHTQRVDWTRTGEYVEDVQELYSALLAAKAETNKPSIISLRTIIGYPAPKKQNTGKIHGSALGAEEVAALKTVLGFDPAKSFDVDEEVLAHARKVLDRGAESRAAWQSSFEAWQSANPDAAALLERVEAKKLPVGIDAALPVFEAGKDVSTRAASGKVLNAIGPVLPELWGGSADLAESNNTTIEGSPSFIPTSRSTEAWKGNPYGRVLHFGIREHAAASIVNGISLHGRTRAFSGTFLIFSDYQRPAIRLGALMGVPSLYVWTHDSIGLGEDGPTHQPVEQLASLRAIPGLDVVRPGDANEVSAAWKAMLENHENPAGIVLTRQNIPTYARGEGTAEGDTFGSTAGVAKGGYVLAEASKDGETVDAQVILIGTGSEVQLAVAAREALQAEGIATRVVSMPCVEWFNKQDEAYRESVLPADVKARVSVEAGLALGWKEFVGDAGRSVSLEHFGASADYKRLFQEFGITAEAVAAAAKDSLAGLSA from the coding sequence GTGCCACATTTGGAAGAGCAAGAACTGTCATGGACCGATCTGGACAAGAAGGCTGTTGACACCGTTCGCGTGTTGGCCGCTGATGCCGTGGAGAAGGTCGGAAATGGCCACCCTGGCACGGCTATGAGCTTGGCTCCGGCAGCATACTTGCTGTTCCAGAAGCTGATGCGCCATGACCCGAAGAACCCTGACTGGATTGGGCGTGACCGGTTCGTCCTGTCCCCCGGCCACACGTCACTGACGCTTTACATCCAGCTGTTCCTCTCCGGATACGGCCTGGAGCTGAAGGACCTCGAGGCACTGCGTACCTGGGGTTCGCTGACTCCGGGACACCCCGAGTACAAGCACACCGCGGGTGTGGAAATCACTACTGGCCCGTTGGGCCAGGGCCTGGCTTCGGCTGTTGGCTTCGCTTACTCCCAGCGCCGCCAGCGTGGCCTGTTCGACGCCGATGCTCCCGCTGGCGAGTCGCCGTTCGACCACACGATCTGGGTTATCGCTTCCGACGGCGACCTGCAGGAGGGCGTGACCTCAGAGGCGTCCTCGCTTGCCGGCCACCAGGAACTGGGCAACCTTGTAGTGATCTACGACGAGAACCACATTTCCATTGAAGACGACACCGACATCGCGTTCACTGAAGATGTCCTGAAGCGCTATGAAGCATACGGCTGGCACACCCAGCGTGTGGACTGGACCAGGACCGGGGAGTACGTCGAGGACGTCCAGGAACTCTACTCGGCACTGTTGGCTGCGAAGGCTGAGACGAACAAACCGTCCATCATTTCGCTGCGGACCATCATTGGCTACCCGGCCCCGAAGAAGCAGAACACCGGCAAGATCCACGGCTCTGCCTTGGGCGCCGAGGAAGTCGCAGCACTGAAGACCGTGCTCGGTTTCGACCCCGCGAAGTCCTTCGATGTTGACGAAGAAGTCCTGGCCCACGCCCGCAAGGTCCTGGACCGCGGCGCCGAGTCCCGCGCCGCATGGCAGTCCTCGTTCGAGGCATGGCAGTCCGCCAACCCGGACGCCGCTGCCCTGCTTGAGCGCGTCGAAGCCAAGAAGCTTCCCGTCGGCATCGACGCTGCACTGCCGGTCTTCGAGGCCGGCAAGGACGTCTCCACCCGTGCGGCCTCGGGCAAGGTCCTGAACGCGATCGGACCTGTCCTGCCGGAGTTGTGGGGTGGCTCGGCCGACCTCGCGGAGTCCAACAACACCACGATCGAAGGCTCGCCGTCGTTCATTCCGACCTCGCGTTCCACCGAAGCCTGGAAGGGCAACCCCTACGGCCGGGTGCTGCACTTCGGTATCCGTGAGCACGCGGCTGCCTCGATCGTGAACGGTATCTCCCTGCATGGACGTACCCGCGCGTTCTCCGGCACGTTCCTGATCTTCTCGGATTACCAGCGCCCGGCCATCCGCCTCGGTGCGCTGATGGGCGTCCCGTCCCTGTACGTCTGGACGCACGACTCCATCGGCCTGGGCGAAGACGGTCCCACCCACCAGCCCGTGGAGCAGCTCGCTTCCCTGCGCGCCATCCCGGGCCTGGACGTTGTCCGGCCCGGTGATGCGAACGAGGTCTCCGCAGCATGGAAGGCCATGCTGGAGAACCACGAGAACCCCGCAGGCATTGTCCTGACCCGACAGAACATCCCCACCTACGCCCGCGGCGAAGGCACTGCAGAAGGCGACACCTTTGGTTCCACCGCTGGTGTGGCAAAGGGCGGTTACGTCTTGGCCGAGGCTTCCAAGGACGGCGAAACCGTTGACGCCCAGGTCATCCTGATCGGCACCGGCTCCGAAGTCCAGCTCGCCGTTGCAGCCCGCGAAGCACTCCAGGCTGAAGGCATCGCCACCCGCGTTGTCTCCATGCCGTGCGTGGAATGGTTCAACAAGCAGGACGAGGCTTACCGCGAGTCCGTGCTCCCGGCCGATGTGAAGGCCCGTGTTTCCGTTGAAGCCGGCCTCGCACTGGGCTGGAAGGAATTCGTCGGTGACGCCGGCCGTTCGGTCTCCCTGGAGCACTTCGGCGCCTCGGCAGACTACAAGCGGTTGTTCCAGGAATTCGGCATCACTGCCGAAGCCGTTGCCGCCGCCGCAAAAGACTCCCTCGCAGGCCTGAGCGCCTGA
- the tal gene encoding transaldolase produces the protein MTSTPTQQLSDAGVSIWLDDLSRNRLETGTLQKLIDEKNVVGVTTNPSIFHAAITTGTDYDATIAAQAAAGASVEETIFEITTTDVADACDLFAPIAAATNGVDGRVSIEVDPRLAWDTQATIAEAKHLYGKVNKANVHIKIPATLEGLEAITATLAEGISVNVTLIFSLERYRAVINAFQTGLEQAKDNGHDLSKIHSVASFFVSRVDTEIDKRLDAIGTDEAKALKGKAGVANARLAYQVYEELFSTERWALLAEAGALPQRPLWASTGVKDPAYPDTLYVTELVAAGVVNTMPEKTLDATFDHGVVTGDTITGTYAEANQTLDALEALGVSYNDVVAVLETEGLEKFVASWKELLADVEGALATARKAS, from the coding sequence ATGACCAGCACCCCCACGCAGCAACTCTCCGACGCCGGCGTTTCCATCTGGCTCGATGACCTTTCCCGCAACCGCCTCGAAACGGGTACGTTGCAGAAGCTCATCGACGAAAAGAACGTCGTCGGTGTAACCACCAACCCGTCCATCTTCCACGCCGCCATCACCACGGGCACGGACTATGACGCCACGATCGCCGCGCAGGCCGCGGCCGGTGCAAGCGTCGAAGAAACCATCTTCGAGATCACCACCACGGACGTCGCAGACGCCTGCGATCTGTTCGCACCGATCGCTGCCGCCACCAACGGCGTGGACGGTCGCGTGTCCATCGAAGTGGATCCCCGCCTGGCCTGGGACACCCAAGCCACCATTGCCGAAGCCAAGCACCTGTACGGCAAGGTCAACAAGGCCAACGTCCACATCAAGATCCCGGCAACCCTGGAAGGCCTGGAGGCCATCACGGCTACCCTGGCCGAGGGCATCAGCGTCAACGTGACCCTGATCTTCTCCCTGGAGCGCTACCGCGCCGTCATCAACGCCTTCCAGACGGGCCTGGAGCAGGCCAAGGACAACGGCCACGACCTCTCCAAGATCCACTCCGTGGCATCCTTCTTCGTTTCCCGCGTGGACACCGAGATCGACAAGCGCCTGGACGCCATTGGCACCGATGAAGCCAAGGCCCTCAAGGGCAAGGCAGGCGTCGCCAACGCACGCCTCGCCTACCAGGTCTACGAAGAGCTGTTCTCCACCGAACGCTGGGCCTTGCTCGCAGAAGCCGGCGCGCTCCCCCAGCGTCCGCTCTGGGCTTCGACGGGCGTCAAGGATCCGGCCTACCCGGACACCCTCTACGTCACCGAACTCGTCGCCGCCGGCGTGGTCAACACCATGCCGGAAAAGACACTCGATGCAACGTTCGACCACGGCGTAGTCACCGGAGACACCATCACCGGCACTTACGCAGAAGCGAACCAGACCCTCGACGCACTCGAAGCACTCGGCGTCTCCTACAACGACGTCGTAGCCGTCCTTGAGACCGAAGGCCTCGAGAAGTTCGTGGCCAGCTGGAAGGAACTCCTGGCCGACGTTGAAGGCGCCCTCGCAACCGCACGGAAGGCTTCCTAA